Within Lolium rigidum isolate FL_2022 chromosome 5, APGP_CSIRO_Lrig_0.1, whole genome shotgun sequence, the genomic segment CAGTAAGCTGACGGTAAGATGTAAGCAATGTCAGCAACACGCAAAAAAGGTACTTGACTGAAGTGCTTTAATGCCTTGTCATGTTTTAAGTTATAAGTTGAAACATGGTGGTAATTTACATTTGTGTACATATCCTAAAGAAAAGCCAAAGAGGCAAGTTTGCCTTCTTGATGGAGCATTGGCCAAGGAATCGGAAGGCTTCTGGTCCTCACGCATCCATATGTGACCCGTTCTTCTTTGCTCTCAGGAACCCGACCAATGTGATACTGGGGGCAACACCTGTGCCGGAACGCTTCTTGATAGTCGTTGTCTTCCAGGGCTTTCCATCTTTTACAGTGGCTGTGGTAATGGATGTCACATTATAGAACTGCGGATAAAGACCTCGTTATTAAACCCAGGAACCTTGCCCGAGATTTTCCCATTTCATAAGGAAAATTGATGAGTCTCATAACACAGCTTGCGATAAATATTTACCTCACACACACCGTGTAGAAGCAACCTCTGAAACGGATCCTGGACACTGAGCACAAGCACATCTTTATCAACAGTATCTTCAATGAAGGCCCTGACTCGTTCCTGGAAAAGTGAAACACAGAATTTGCAAACTTAAACAATCATTGAATAATACACAAACATGGACAAGTATATATTTATTGCACAACGTCTATAATTGCTGCAACACTTGAAGCCAACAAGGTATTAAACAGTATATACAACTAATGAGCAGTTTGTGGACTCCACATAGAAGATCCACAACGGATTGAgcacttcttttcttttctttttgcttaTCAACCCTATGTAGGATCAAACCAATGAAGAGAAGCATGTTTCTTGTTTTATACAAGAAATAATGCTAAAACTGCTATAAGTGTTGTCCATATCCATTACTCATACTATATAGCTTGAACTTATCAATATATCACTAGAATTAAATAAGTCAAAGTAAGTACACCTTGCATGAATTAATCTTTATTAATGAACTCAACAGTTCGATAAACAATTATCAGATTGAGTTTCTTTCAGTTTGTATGCTTCATTTGATCTACATGTGCTCAGACTTCTGAAACTACAAACAATATAGTTGCTGAATGACTTATCTACAGTGTGCTAGATAGCATACACTTTGAGCGAATCAGATAGCATCATCATTTATTTTATATTCTAAGCATTTTGACAACAGAACTTAAAGCATAACTGACTAGGTTTAAAGAAAGTAGAAACAGAATCATACTTCATATATTTCAAGCAGTTCAGGTAGGAAGTTTCTCTTCATAGCATCTCTTGTTTGGCAATCTATACGACGCCAAGCATTCAACACAATTAACTCATCTTCATTCAAACGATTCTTCTGTTTGTCTGATGGTTGTTTCATGCGTTGCATCAATCTTACCTACAAATAAACAACTTACAGGGTATCATGGATCTAGAAATAATTGCATACATAATGTCAGTAAAATAAGCAGATTCTATTACTCTCTGCCATTTGTACATTTGGGTTTAATATATTGCAGATTAATGATAGACAGCACATGTCCCCAACATACCTCAACGTCCATGTCAA encodes:
- the LOC124655498 gene encoding uncharacterized protein LOC124655498 gives rise to the protein MASADLLRREEEFYESLFDSAKGGSGKARGQMIEKKIETLEDMATRVSNRRSRRWLNDRLLIELVPRLHVEEIKGLFAPPPFGEEAPLSAFCRTSAGEWDAFRTIDMDVEVRLMQRMKQPSDKQKNRLNEDELIVLNAWRRIDCQTRDAMKRNFLPELLEIYEERVRAFIEDTVDKDVLVLSVQDPFQRLLLHGVCEFYNVTSITTATVKDGKPWKTTTIKKRSGTGVAPSITLVGFLRAKKNGSHMDA